A window of Amphiprion ocellaris isolate individual 3 ecotype Okinawa chromosome 12, ASM2253959v1, whole genome shotgun sequence contains these coding sequences:
- the amd1 gene encoding S-adenosylmethionine decarboxylase proenzyme isoform X2, whose protein sequence is MMEDNGAHFFEGTEKLLEVWFSRQDETKGTGDLRTIPSESSMFVSKRRFILKTCGTTLLLQALVPLLELAREYCGFDTIENFFYSRKNFMKPTHQEFPHRNFQEEVDFLSQIFPNGAAYCMGRLNSDCWYLFTLDLPDYWENKHADQTLEVLMSDLDPAIMDQFYMKDGVSASEVTRMSGICDLIPGSVIDATMFNPCGYSMNGMKTDGTYWTIHITPEPEFSYVSFETNLSQTSYDDLVRKVVEVFKPGKFVTTLFVNQSSKCRSVFSSAQKLEGYKRLDRQLAQFNDYNFVFTSYTKNRQQNQQS, encoded by the exons ATGATGGAAGATAACGGTGCACATTTCTTCGAGGGGACCgagaagctgctggaggtgTGGTTCTCTCGGCAGGATGAGACCAAAGGAACCGGGGACCTCCGCACCATCCCAAG TGAGAGTAGCATGTTTGTCTCCAAGAGACGTTTCATTTTGAAGACATGTGGAACCACCCTCTTACTGCAAGCACTGGTGCCTCTGCTGGAACTCGCCAGGGAGTACTGCGGCTTCGATACCATCGAG AATTTCTTCTACTCCCGCAAAAACTTTATGAAGCCAACCCATCAGGAGTTCCCTCATCGAAACTTCCAGGAGGAAGTCGACTTTCTCAGCCAGATTTTCCCAA ATGGTGCAGCCTACTGTATGGGACGTTTGAACTCTGACTGCTG GTACCTGTTCACCCTGGACCTACCAGACTACTGGGAGAACAAGCATGCGGATCAGACGCTGGAAGTTCTGATGAGCGACCTTGATCCAGCTATTATGGACCAGTTCTACATGAAAGATGGTGTTTCTGCAAGTGAAGTCACTCGT ATGAGTGGGATTTGTGACCTGATACCAGGTTCTGTGATCGATGCCACAATGTTCAACCCTTGTGGATACTCAATGAATGGAATGAAGACTGAC GGAACTTACTGGACCATCCACATCACCCCAGAGCCAGAGTTCTCCTACGTCAGCTTCGAAACCAACCTCTCCCAGACGTCGTACGATGATCTGGTCAGGAAGGTTGTGGAGGTGTTCAAACCAGGAAAATTTGTGACTACGCTTTTTGTCAATCAG AGCTCCAAATGTCGCAGCGTGTTTTCTTCTGCCCAGAAACTCGAGGGCTACAAGCGTCTCGATCGCCAGTTGGCTCAGTTCAACGATTACAATTTTGTCTTTACAAGCTACACCAAGAACCGCCAGCAGAACCAGCAGAGCTGA
- the amd1 gene encoding S-adenosylmethionine decarboxylase proenzyme isoform X1: MMEDNGAHFFEGTEKLLEVWFSRQDETKGTGDLRTIPRFEWDKLLENVHCLIISVTKTDKQEAYILSESSMFVSKRRFILKTCGTTLLLQALVPLLELAREYCGFDTIENFFYSRKNFMKPTHQEFPHRNFQEEVDFLSQIFPNGAAYCMGRLNSDCWYLFTLDLPDYWENKHADQTLEVLMSDLDPAIMDQFYMKDGVSASEVTRMSGICDLIPGSVIDATMFNPCGYSMNGMKTDGTYWTIHITPEPEFSYVSFETNLSQTSYDDLVRKVVEVFKPGKFVTTLFVNQSSKCRSVFSSAQKLEGYKRLDRQLAQFNDYNFVFTSYTKNRQQNQQS; this comes from the exons ATGATGGAAGATAACGGTGCACATTTCTTCGAGGGGACCgagaagctgctggaggtgTGGTTCTCTCGGCAGGATGAGACCAAAGGAACCGGGGACCTCCGCACCATCCCAAG GTTTGAGTGGGACAAACTTCTGGAGAATGTGCATTGTTTGATCATAAGTGTGACAAAGACGGACAAGCAGGAAGCTTATATACTCAG TGAGAGTAGCATGTTTGTCTCCAAGAGACGTTTCATTTTGAAGACATGTGGAACCACCCTCTTACTGCAAGCACTGGTGCCTCTGCTGGAACTCGCCAGGGAGTACTGCGGCTTCGATACCATCGAG AATTTCTTCTACTCCCGCAAAAACTTTATGAAGCCAACCCATCAGGAGTTCCCTCATCGAAACTTCCAGGAGGAAGTCGACTTTCTCAGCCAGATTTTCCCAA ATGGTGCAGCCTACTGTATGGGACGTTTGAACTCTGACTGCTG GTACCTGTTCACCCTGGACCTACCAGACTACTGGGAGAACAAGCATGCGGATCAGACGCTGGAAGTTCTGATGAGCGACCTTGATCCAGCTATTATGGACCAGTTCTACATGAAAGATGGTGTTTCTGCAAGTGAAGTCACTCGT ATGAGTGGGATTTGTGACCTGATACCAGGTTCTGTGATCGATGCCACAATGTTCAACCCTTGTGGATACTCAATGAATGGAATGAAGACTGAC GGAACTTACTGGACCATCCACATCACCCCAGAGCCAGAGTTCTCCTACGTCAGCTTCGAAACCAACCTCTCCCAGACGTCGTACGATGATCTGGTCAGGAAGGTTGTGGAGGTGTTCAAACCAGGAAAATTTGTGACTACGCTTTTTGTCAATCAG AGCTCCAAATGTCGCAGCGTGTTTTCTTCTGCCCAGAAACTCGAGGGCTACAAGCGTCTCGATCGCCAGTTGGCTCAGTTCAACGATTACAATTTTGTCTTTACAAGCTACACCAAGAACCGCCAGCAGAACCAGCAGAGCTGA